In a single window of the Vespa crabro chromosome 18, iyVesCrab1.2, whole genome shotgun sequence genome:
- the LOC124430332 gene encoding intraflagellar transport protein 80 homolog isoform X6, giving the protein MQWHPRPNHLITASKKQSLDILLITTADGRFHLVNKNGRIEKSIEAHKGAATIGKWSTDGSVLLTAGEDGLIKVWSRSGMLRSVIVRGNTSILTSDWSPDCSKILYSQGGYLFFQSLNSNSKPYKWHAHEGLVLTVCWNHNHGFIISGGEDCRYKVWDFNGSLIYNSSPGDHPITAVSWCNSGDYFAIGSFNIIKLCDKTGWSHSLEKINAGSVYSIAWSSDSTQVAITCGNNVLTGHVIGKRLEWNNYEATLIKRKVLEIREVGNEVHEIIEISDRVVLLAFGFDHLIVITPGQCHIYSVTNWNTPAIFDLKSSSVSAVILANKHFLLVEWNSITLYNYQGRLLGVPKWKGMTQEPLYSPCISLCFDTLVVRDQKNEKLLHVLEISYNKPIVESQSHSHPQNITQLALNHIGNTSDRQLALIDITKDLYLISIRATGYGRACKIAAMAQNVIWAIDANVLAAMLDATLSVWLCPNCVHYSDRKIIRRTRIDKESSEFGKQPTIVSVYNGMVNVRRGDGALVSSQFYTFFTSLHQLILQKKWKESLSLCRIAQNEILWTCMAIMATDNKELNVAEEAYAAIKRYDKVDYIRYIKNLPKITERYAEMALLSGDLLAAEGILLQNGLIEEAITLNIKVYNWNRALELAIRHKKQMDEVLNARGDYLKTLKKEETNSSYLAAMNNISSSLVQQVVIDTKASSSIE; this is encoded by the exons ATGCAATGGCATCCACGTCCTAATCATTTAATAACAGCCAGTAAAAAGCAATCGTTAGATATACTTTTAATCACTACAGCAGACG GAAGATTTCAtttagttaataaaaatggTCGTATTGAAAAAAGTATAGAAGCTCACAAAGGTGCTGCTACAATTGGCAAATGGAGTACAGATGGTTCAGTATTGCTTACAg CTGGAGAGGATGGTCTAATAAAAGTTTGGTCACGTAGTGGTATGCTTCGTTCTGTAATAGTCAGAGGCAATACATCTATTTTAACATCAGACTGGAGTCCAGATTgttctaaaatattatattcacagggaggatatttatttttccaatcGCTCAATTCCAATTCTAAACCTTATAAG TGGCATGCTCATGAAGGTCTTGTCTTGACTGTTTGCTGGAATCATAATCATGGATTCATTATTTCTGGTGGAGAAGATTGTCGTTATAAAGTTTGGGATTTTAATGGtagtttaatttataatagtagTCCTGGTGATCATCCTATTACAGCAGTTAGTTGGTGCAACTCGGGCGATTATTTTGCCATTGGATcttttaacataattaaacTTTGTGATAAAACTGGg TGGTCTCAttctttagaaaaaattaatgctGGGAGTGTATACAGTATAGCATGGTCTAGCGACAGTACTCAGGTAGCTATAACTTGTGGAAATAATGTTTTAACTGGCCATGTTATAGGCAA aagacTCGAATGGAATAATTATGAAGCTACcttaattaaaaggaaagtaTTAGAAATTAGAGAAGTTGGTAATGAAGTTCATGAGATTATAGAAATATCTGATCGTGTAGTTCTATTGGCATTTGGTTTTGATCATTTAATTGTGATTACTCCAGGTCAATGTCACATTTATTCTGTTACAAATTGGAATACACCAGCAATATTTGACTTAAAAAGTAGTTCTGTATCAGCAGTCATTCTTGCAAATAA acATTTTTTATTAGTGGAATGGAACTCTATAACGTTGTACAATTATCAAGGTCGTTTATTAGGTGTCCCTAAATGGAAGGGTATGACACAAGAACCTCTTTATTCACCTTGTATATCTTTATGCTTTGATACTCTTGTTGTTAGAGatcagaaaaatgaaaaat taCTACATGTTTTAGAAATATCATATAACAAGCCAATTGTTGAAAGTCAATCGCATTCTCATCCTCAGAATATTACTCAATTGGCATTAAACCATATTGGAAATACCAGTGATCGACAATTAGcacttattgatattactaaagatttatatttaatttccatAAGAGCAACAGGTTATGGACGTGCATGTAAAATAG ctGCTATGGCACAAAATGTTATATGGGCTATCGATGCAAATGTATTAGCAGCAATGTTAGATGCTACTTTATCTGTATGGTTGTGTCCTAATTGTGTACATTATAGCGATCGCAAAATTATACGACGTACTAGAATCGATAAAGAGAGCAG TGAATTTGGTAAACAACCAACTATTGTCAGTGTTTACAATGGTATGGTCAATGTAAGACGTGGAGATGGTGCTTTAGTTTCATCccaattttatacttttttcacTAGCTTGCATCAGCTTATATTacagaaaaaatggaaagaatcTCTTTCACTCTGTCGCATTGCTCAG aatGAGATATTATGGACGTGCATGGCTATTATGGCAacagataataaagaattgaACGTTGCAGAAGAAGCATATGCAGCTATTAAAAGATATGATAAAGttgattatattcgatatatcaaa aatttaCCTAAGATAACAGAAAGATATGCAGAAATGGCATTATTATCCGGTGATTTGTTAGCAGCCGAAGGTATACTTTTACAAAATGGATTAATTGAAGAAGCCATTACATTAAACATAAAAGTTTACAATTGGAATAG agCACTTGAACTTGCCATAAGGCATAAGAAACAAATGGATGAAGTTTTAAATGCAAGAggagattatttaaaaacattaaaaaaggaagaaacaaattCAAGTTATTTAGCTgcaatgaataatatatcttcATCTTTGGTACAACaggttgttattgatactaaa GCATCATCGTCAATAGAGTGA
- the LOC124430332 gene encoding intraflagellar transport protein 80 homolog isoform X4, whose protein sequence is MRFKISAQSSNGHKNLVTCVAWSSAEEIFSCGEDHLLICWYLESGNAHSTVITEFPSDFFPTSMQWHPRPNHLITASKKQSLDILLITTADGRFHLVNKNGRIEKSIEAHKGAATIGKWSTDGSVLLTAGEDGLIKVWSRSGMLRSVIVRGNTSILTSDWSPDCSKILYSQGGYLFFQSLNSNSKPYKWHAHEGLVLTVCWNHNHGFIISGGEDCRYKVWDFNGSLIYNSSPGDHPITAVSWCNSGDYFAIGSFNIIKLCDKTGWSHSLEKINAGSVYSIAWSSDSTQVAITCGNNVLTGHVIGKRLEWNNYEATLIKRKVLEIREVGNEVHEIIEISDRVVLLAFGFDHLIVITPGQCHIYSVTNWNTPAIFDLKSSSVSAVILANKHFLLVEWNSITLYNYQGRLLGVPKWKGMTQEPLYSPCISLCFDTLVVRDQKNEKLLHVLEISYNKPIVESQSHSHPQNITQLALNHIGNTSDRQLALIDITKDLYLISIRATGYGRACKIAAMAQNVIWAIDANVLAAMLDATLSVWLCPNCVHYSDRKIIRRTRIDKESSEFGKQPTIVSVYNGMVNVRRGDGALVSSQFYTFFTSLHQLILQKKWKESLSLCRIAQNEILWTCMAIMATDNKELNVAEEAYAAIKRYDKVDYIRYIKNLPKITERYAEMALLSGDLLAAEGILLQNGLIEEAITLNIKVYNWNRALELAIRHKKQMDEVLNARGDYLKTLKKEETNSSYLAAMNNISSSLVQQVVIDTKASSSIE, encoded by the exons ATGAGATTTAAAATATCTGCTCAAAGTAGTAATGGTCACAAAAATTTAGTTACATGTGTAGCTTGGAGTTCAGCAGAGGAAATATTTTCCTGCgg agaGGATCATTTACTAATATGCTGGTATTTAGAAAGTGGAAATGCACATTCGACTGTTATCACAGAATTTCCATCGGATTTCTTTCCTACTTCAATGCAATGGCATCCACGTCCTAATCATTTAATAACAGCCAGTAAAAAGCAATCGTTAGATATACTTTTAATCACTACAGCAGACG GAAGATTTCAtttagttaataaaaatggTCGTATTGAAAAAAGTATAGAAGCTCACAAAGGTGCTGCTACAATTGGCAAATGGAGTACAGATGGTTCAGTATTGCTTACAg CTGGAGAGGATGGTCTAATAAAAGTTTGGTCACGTAGTGGTATGCTTCGTTCTGTAATAGTCAGAGGCAATACATCTATTTTAACATCAGACTGGAGTCCAGATTgttctaaaatattatattcacagggaggatatttatttttccaatcGCTCAATTCCAATTCTAAACCTTATAAG TGGCATGCTCATGAAGGTCTTGTCTTGACTGTTTGCTGGAATCATAATCATGGATTCATTATTTCTGGTGGAGAAGATTGTCGTTATAAAGTTTGGGATTTTAATGGtagtttaatttataatagtagTCCTGGTGATCATCCTATTACAGCAGTTAGTTGGTGCAACTCGGGCGATTATTTTGCCATTGGATcttttaacataattaaacTTTGTGATAAAACTGGg TGGTCTCAttctttagaaaaaattaatgctGGGAGTGTATACAGTATAGCATGGTCTAGCGACAGTACTCAGGTAGCTATAACTTGTGGAAATAATGTTTTAACTGGCCATGTTATAGGCAA aagacTCGAATGGAATAATTATGAAGCTACcttaattaaaaggaaagtaTTAGAAATTAGAGAAGTTGGTAATGAAGTTCATGAGATTATAGAAATATCTGATCGTGTAGTTCTATTGGCATTTGGTTTTGATCATTTAATTGTGATTACTCCAGGTCAATGTCACATTTATTCTGTTACAAATTGGAATACACCAGCAATATTTGACTTAAAAAGTAGTTCTGTATCAGCAGTCATTCTTGCAAATAA acATTTTTTATTAGTGGAATGGAACTCTATAACGTTGTACAATTATCAAGGTCGTTTATTAGGTGTCCCTAAATGGAAGGGTATGACACAAGAACCTCTTTATTCACCTTGTATATCTTTATGCTTTGATACTCTTGTTGTTAGAGatcagaaaaatgaaaaat taCTACATGTTTTAGAAATATCATATAACAAGCCAATTGTTGAAAGTCAATCGCATTCTCATCCTCAGAATATTACTCAATTGGCATTAAACCATATTGGAAATACCAGTGATCGACAATTAGcacttattgatattactaaagatttatatttaatttccatAAGAGCAACAGGTTATGGACGTGCATGTAAAATAG ctGCTATGGCACAAAATGTTATATGGGCTATCGATGCAAATGTATTAGCAGCAATGTTAGATGCTACTTTATCTGTATGGTTGTGTCCTAATTGTGTACATTATAGCGATCGCAAAATTATACGACGTACTAGAATCGATAAAGAGAGCAG TGAATTTGGTAAACAACCAACTATTGTCAGTGTTTACAATGGTATGGTCAATGTAAGACGTGGAGATGGTGCTTTAGTTTCATCccaattttatacttttttcacTAGCTTGCATCAGCTTATATTacagaaaaaatggaaagaatcTCTTTCACTCTGTCGCATTGCTCAG aatGAGATATTATGGACGTGCATGGCTATTATGGCAacagataataaagaattgaACGTTGCAGAAGAAGCATATGCAGCTATTAAAAGATATGATAAAGttgattatattcgatatatcaaa aatttaCCTAAGATAACAGAAAGATATGCAGAAATGGCATTATTATCCGGTGATTTGTTAGCAGCCGAAGGTATACTTTTACAAAATGGATTAATTGAAGAAGCCATTACATTAAACATAAAAGTTTACAATTGGAATAG agCACTTGAACTTGCCATAAGGCATAAGAAACAAATGGATGAAGTTTTAAATGCAAGAggagattatttaaaaacattaaaaaaggaagaaacaaattCAAGTTATTTAGCTgcaatgaataatatatcttcATCTTTGGTACAACaggttgttattgatactaaa GCATCATCGTCAATAGAGTGA